One part of the Mesorhizobium sp. M4B.F.Ca.ET.058.02.1.1 genome encodes these proteins:
- a CDS encoding ABC transporter ATP-binding protein — protein MSAAVKPCLEIRSLSAVLPNGQRVLRSVSLSVQPGEVRALVGESGAGKTMIGKAVLGVLPSSVRVIEGEMRLEGEDLGALQLKARRNLIGARTALIPQDPLTALNPSRRIGPQTTDRLVRILGWSGERADQRIRQLLDEVHIRDPERVLRSYPHELSGGMRQRVLIAAAFAAEPRLIVADEPTTALDVTVQKQILRLIAQLQRDHGTAILFVTHDLGVVAKISQKVSVLYAGKVVEEAETADLFASPQHAYTRALMAATPRYTDPFASLKPVDETVLGGLAAEIADADKAWRPGHG, from the coding sequence ATGAGCGCGGCCGTGAAACCCTGCCTCGAAATCCGCTCGCTCAGCGCCGTGCTGCCCAACGGCCAGCGCGTGCTGCGCTCGGTGTCGCTGTCCGTCCAGCCGGGCGAAGTGCGCGCGCTGGTCGGCGAGAGCGGCGCCGGCAAGACGATGATCGGCAAGGCGGTGCTCGGCGTGCTGCCATCCAGCGTGCGCGTGATTGAAGGCGAGATGCGCCTGGAGGGAGAGGACCTTGGTGCCCTGCAGCTCAAGGCGCGCCGCAATTTGATCGGCGCCCGGACGGCGCTGATCCCGCAGGATCCACTCACCGCACTCAACCCGTCGCGCCGCATAGGCCCGCAGACGACCGACCGGCTGGTGCGCATCCTGGGCTGGAGCGGCGAGCGGGCCGACCAACGCATCCGCCAGTTGCTCGACGAGGTGCATATCCGCGACCCCGAGCGCGTGCTGAGAAGCTATCCGCACGAACTCTCCGGCGGCATGCGCCAGCGCGTGCTGATCGCCGCCGCCTTCGCCGCCGAGCCGAGGCTGATCGTCGCCGACGAGCCGACGACGGCGCTCGACGTGACGGTGCAGAAGCAGATCCTGCGGCTGATCGCGCAACTGCAGCGCGACCACGGCACGGCGATCCTGTTCGTCACCCACGATCTTGGCGTCGTCGCCAAAATCAGCCAGAAAGTCTCGGTGCTCTATGCCGGCAAGGTGGTCGAGGAAGCCGAGACCGCTGACCTCTTCGCATCGCCGCAGCACGCTTACACGCGGGCGTTGATGGCAGCGACGCCGCGCTACACCGATCCCTTCGCATCACTGAAGCCGGTGGACGAAACCGTGCTTGGGGGACTTGCCGCCGAGATCGCGGACGCCGACAAAGCCTGGAGGCCGGGCCATGGCTGA
- a CDS encoding ATP-binding cassette domain-containing protein, whose protein sequence is MAEPLFSVRGLKVALPDMTRKPLVGRAPLAEILKGLDFDLPKGSVTGIVGESGSGKSTLGRALVRLLEPSAGSISFEGRDISHLSEAGLRPLRRDLQMIFQDPMSSLNPRHTIFNIIAAPLRQNGLGDRLKERVAEALQRVGLPQSFASRYRHQLSGGQRQRVGIARALALSPKFVLADEIVSGLDVSTQAQILTLLERLAAEMGLTVTFISHDLSVIRRLCQQVIVMREGRIVDASATDSLFENPKEAYTRDLLAAIPLPEIDADWLRLPARAPA, encoded by the coding sequence ATGGCTGAGCCGCTGTTTTCGGTGCGCGGGCTGAAGGTGGCGCTGCCCGACATGACGCGCAAGCCACTGGTCGGTCGGGCGCCGCTGGCCGAGATCCTGAAAGGGCTCGATTTCGATCTGCCGAAGGGATCGGTGACCGGCATCGTCGGCGAGTCCGGTTCGGGCAAGTCGACGCTCGGCCGTGCGCTGGTGCGGCTGCTGGAGCCCAGCGCCGGCTCGATCAGCTTCGAAGGCCGTGACATCAGCCACCTCTCGGAAGCCGGGCTTCGGCCGCTGCGCCGCGACCTGCAGATGATCTTCCAGGACCCGATGTCATCGCTCAACCCACGGCATACGATCTTCAACATCATCGCCGCGCCGCTGAGGCAGAACGGCCTCGGCGACAGGTTGAAGGAGCGCGTGGCGGAAGCCTTGCAGCGCGTCGGCCTGCCGCAAAGCTTTGCCAGCCGCTACCGGCATCAATTGTCAGGCGGCCAGCGCCAGCGCGTCGGCATTGCGCGAGCACTGGCACTGTCGCCGAAATTCGTGCTGGCCGACGAGATCGTCTCCGGCCTCGACGTGTCGACGCAGGCGCAGATCCTGACCCTGCTCGAAAGGCTCGCGGCCGAAATGGGGTTGACTGTGACCTTCATCAGCCATGATTTGTCGGTGATAAGGCGGCTCTGCCAGCAGGTCATCGTCATGCGCGAAGGCAGGATCGTCGACGCCAGCGCCACCGACTCGCTGTTCGAAAATCCGAAGGAGGCCTACACGCGCGACCTGCTCGCCGCCATTCCGCTCCCCGAGATCGACGCGGACTGGCTGCGGCTGCCTGCGAGGGCGCCGGCCTGA
- a CDS encoding bifunctional salicylyl-CoA 5-hydroxylase/oxidoreductase — translation MKVAVLGGGPAGLYFAISMKLRDAAHEVTVFERNRADDTFGWGVVLSAETLDNLSRNDPVSAVWIKKHFAYWDDIAVIHDGVRTVSSGHGFCGIGRKRLLILLQRRAHELGIKLEFATEIADPRPFMETHELVVAADGLNSRSRAAFAEIFKPDIDTRKCKFVWLGTNQKFDDAFTFIFEKTEHGWVWAHAYQFDSETATFIVECSEQTWGRFGFGAMSQQESIAVCERIFEKHLGGHALMTNANHIRGSAWINFPRVLCERWSFENLALMGDAAASAHFSIGSGTKLALESAVALADYVESEPDLEAAFRKYEDARRTEVLKLQSAARNSLEWFEEVERYLGLDPVQFNYSLLTRSQRISHENLRLRDAEWLGGAEEWFQHQAGAGGNRLRRAPMFAPFKLRGMALNNRIVVSPMAQYKAVDGCPTDWHFSHYAERAKGGAGLLYIEMTCVSPEGRITPGCPGFYAPEHEVAWKRLVGFVHTETEAKICAQIGHSGAKGSTRVGWQGTDVPLPSGNWPVMAPSAVAWSPENQVPKAMDRADMDRVCGEFVASAEMAARCGFDMLEIHAAHGYLLSSFITPLTNRRTDEYGGSLENRMRYPLEIFRAVRAVWPSEKPISMRISANDWVGIEGVTPADAVEIAKLLHEAGVDLCDVSAGQTSIAAKPVYGRMFQTPFSDRIRNEVGMATMAVGNIYEPDHVNSILMAGRADLVALARPHLTDPYWTLHAAVALGDRGVKWPDPYLPGRDQLYRLAQREAAAGLKV, via the coding sequence ATGAAGGTTGCGGTTCTCGGCGGCGGACCGGCCGGGCTCTACTTTGCCATCTCGATGAAGCTGCGCGACGCCGCGCATGAGGTGACGGTGTTCGAGCGCAACCGCGCCGACGACACGTTCGGCTGGGGCGTGGTGCTGTCGGCCGAGACGCTCGATAACCTCAGCCGCAACGATCCGGTCAGCGCGGTCTGGATCAAGAAGCATTTCGCCTATTGGGACGATATCGCCGTCATCCATGACGGCGTGCGCACCGTCTCCTCCGGCCACGGCTTCTGCGGCATCGGCCGCAAGCGGCTCCTGATACTTTTGCAGCGGCGCGCACATGAGCTCGGCATCAAACTGGAGTTCGCAACCGAGATAGCCGATCCGAGGCCGTTCATGGAAACGCACGAACTGGTGGTCGCCGCGGACGGGTTGAACTCCAGGTCTCGCGCGGCCTTCGCCGAAATCTTCAAGCCCGATATCGACACCCGCAAATGCAAGTTCGTCTGGCTCGGCACCAACCAGAAGTTCGACGATGCCTTCACCTTCATCTTCGAGAAGACGGAGCACGGCTGGGTGTGGGCGCATGCCTACCAGTTCGACAGCGAAACCGCGACCTTCATTGTCGAATGCAGCGAACAGACATGGGGGCGCTTCGGCTTCGGCGCGATGTCGCAACAGGAATCGATCGCGGTCTGCGAGCGCATCTTCGAAAAGCATCTCGGCGGCCATGCGCTGATGACCAACGCCAACCACATACGCGGTTCGGCCTGGATCAATTTCCCGCGCGTGCTGTGCGAGCGCTGGTCGTTTGAGAATCTGGCGCTGATGGGGGACGCGGCCGCATCGGCGCATTTCTCGATCGGCTCCGGCACCAAGCTGGCATTGGAGAGCGCCGTCGCGCTGGCCGACTATGTCGAGTCCGAGCCCGACCTCGAAGCGGCGTTCCGCAAATATGAGGATGCTCGTCGCACCGAGGTGCTGAAACTGCAGTCGGCGGCACGCAACTCGCTCGAATGGTTCGAGGAGGTCGAGCGCTATCTCGGCCTCGACCCGGTGCAGTTCAACTACTCGCTGCTGACCCGCTCGCAGCGCATCAGTCACGAAAACCTGAGGCTGCGCGACGCCGAGTGGCTGGGCGGCGCCGAGGAATGGTTCCAGCACCAGGCCGGCGCCGGCGGCAACAGGCTGCGCCGGGCACCGATGTTTGCGCCATTCAAGCTACGCGGCATGGCGCTCAACAACCGCATCGTCGTGTCTCCGATGGCGCAGTACAAGGCCGTCGACGGCTGCCCAACCGACTGGCATTTTTCGCACTACGCGGAGCGCGCCAAGGGCGGCGCCGGGCTGCTCTACATCGAGATGACCTGCGTCAGTCCCGAAGGCCGCATTACGCCCGGCTGCCCCGGCTTCTACGCGCCGGAACACGAGGTGGCCTGGAAGCGCCTGGTCGGCTTCGTCCACACCGAGACCGAGGCAAAAATCTGCGCCCAGATCGGCCATTCCGGCGCCAAGGGCTCGACCCGCGTCGGCTGGCAGGGAACCGACGTGCCGCTGCCCTCCGGCAACTGGCCGGTGATGGCGCCGTCGGCCGTGGCGTGGTCGCCCGAGAACCAGGTGCCGAAGGCGATGGACCGCGCCGACATGGACAGGGTGTGCGGTGAGTTCGTCGCCTCCGCCGAGATGGCAGCCCGCTGCGGCTTCGACATGCTGGAAATCCATGCCGCGCATGGCTATCTCTTGTCCTCATTCATTACGCCACTGACCAACCGGCGCACCGACGAGTATGGCGGCTCGCTGGAAAACCGTATGCGCTATCCGCTGGAGATCTTCCGCGCGGTGCGTGCCGTGTGGCCCTCGGAAAAGCCGATCTCGATGCGCATCTCGGCCAATGACTGGGTCGGTATCGAGGGCGTCACACCTGCCGACGCGGTCGAAATCGCAAAACTGCTGCACGAGGCCGGTGTCGATCTCTGCGACGTGTCGGCCGGGCAGACCTCGATCGCGGCAAAACCCGTCTATGGCCGCATGTTCCAGACACCGTTCTCCGACCGAATCCGCAACGAGGTCGGCATGGCGACGATGGCCGTCGGCAACATCTATGAGCCGGACCATGTCAACTCGATCCTGATGGCGGGCCGCGCCGATCTCGTCGCGCTGGCCCGGCCGCATCTCACCGATCCCTACTGGACGCTGCATGCAGCGGTGGCGCTCGGCGACCGCGGCGTCAAATGGCCGGATCCCTATCTGCCCGGCCGCGACCAGCTTTACCGGCTGGCCCAGCGCGAAGCGGCGGCGGGGTTGAAGGTATGA
- a CDS encoding SDR family NAD(P)-dependent oxidoreductase, whose translation MTSTAKTTARHALVTGGGSGVGRAIALALAGAGVNVTICGRREAALAEVGKESPRIAGVAADVTDEASMVSLYEKAEAARGPFDIVVANAGMAGSTPAHKISLADWQRTIDVNLTGAFLTVKPALTGMLARKQGSIVFVASTAGLKGYAYVGAYVAAKHGVVGLMRALATETAKSGVTVNAVCPGFVDTEMLEESIQRIVDKTGRSAAEARASLAATNPQGRFVQPEEVAEAVLWLCGDAARSITGQTISISGGETW comes from the coding sequence ATGACCTCCACCGCAAAAACCACGGCCAGGCATGCCTTGGTTACCGGCGGCGGTTCAGGCGTCGGACGGGCAATCGCGCTGGCGCTCGCCGGCGCCGGCGTCAACGTCACCATCTGCGGGCGACGTGAGGCAGCCCTTGCCGAAGTGGGCAAGGAAAGCCCGCGCATCGCGGGCGTCGCCGCCGATGTCACCGATGAGGCGTCGATGGTTTCCCTCTACGAAAAAGCGGAGGCCGCGCGCGGACCGTTCGACATCGTGGTCGCCAATGCCGGCATGGCCGGCAGTACGCCGGCGCACAAGATTTCGCTGGCCGACTGGCAGCGCACGATCGACGTCAACCTCACCGGCGCCTTCCTGACGGTGAAGCCGGCGCTGACCGGCATGCTGGCGCGCAAACAGGGCAGCATCGTCTTCGTCGCCTCGACGGCCGGCCTCAAGGGCTATGCCTATGTCGGCGCGTACGTTGCCGCCAAGCACGGCGTCGTCGGGCTGATGCGGGCGCTGGCCACCGAGACCGCCAAGTCCGGCGTCACCGTCAATGCCGTCTGTCCGGGCTTCGTCGATACCGAGATGCTGGAAGAGTCCATCCAGCGCATCGTGGACAAGACCGGGCGGTCGGCAGCCGAAGCGCGGGCAAGCCTGGCGGCGACGAACCCGCAAGGACGTTTCGTCCAACCGGAAGAAGTGGCGGAAGCCGTGCTGTGGCTGTGCGGCGACGCCGCCCGCTCGATCACCGGGCAGACGATCTCGATCTCGGGAGGCGAGACATGGTAG